One stretch of Caloenas nicobarica isolate bCalNic1 chromosome 2, bCalNic1.hap1, whole genome shotgun sequence DNA includes these proteins:
- the CHCHD7 gene encoding coiled-coil-helix-coiled-coil-helix domain-containing protein 7 translates to MSRHAQQLRDHDINPCVVETDATRKCMDDNNYKKDMCTAYFLKYKNCRKFWHDIMMQRKRNGVKPEMPSAEERRKMLESMGKPY, encoded by the exons ATGTCCAGGCATGCACAACAACTTAGAGACCATGATATAAATCCATGTGTAGTG GAAACAGATGCCACTAGAAAATGTATGGATGACAACAACTATAAGAAGGATATGTGTACTGCTTATTTTTTGAAGtacaaaaactgcagaaaattctGG CATGACATCAtgatgcaaaggaaaagaaatggtgTGAAGCCAGAGATGCCctcagcagaagagagaaggaaaatgttggAATCAATGGGGAAGCCCTACTGA